The Candidatus Accumulibacter similis genome has a segment encoding these proteins:
- a CDS encoding DEAD/DEAH box helicase family protein — translation MILTPHHAKYFAHDLTRRATSGMDRLSMSLFDAAVDLNPHQIEAALFALQSPLSKGVILADEVGLGKTIEAGIVLCQFWAERKRRLLVICPASLRKQWAMELQEKFNLPARVLDAKAYRESQRGGGAPLSEKAVLILSLNYANALREELKTFAWDLVVIDEAHKLRNAYRPSNKVGQGIRWATEDCRKLLLTATPLQNSLLELYGLSTLIDEHLFGDLNSFRSQYASAGSSVSELRQRLSGFCKRTLRNQVTEYIRYTERRPITRPFTPSDDEHALYEAVSGFLQREDSYALPTRQRHLTALILRKLLASSSPAIAATLDTLRTRLEKLSDDKVADDPEFTEGLIDSEEIEDDLLDEILGESADADAENPPHTIDRQKLREEIEILQRLANWARSIGTDTKTRTLLTALDIGFEQMTANGAARKALLFTESRRTQEYLKTFLESHGYRGQVVLFNGNNSGPEANAIYQRWVEKSRDSGRSSASRAVDVRTALIEHFRDEGTILIATEAASEGINLQFCSLVINYDLPWNPQRIEQRIGRCHRYGQKHDVVVINFLNERNEADRRVLALLGEKFNLFNGVFGASDEVLGTIESGVDFEKRILAIYQRCRTPQEIDAAFRTLQEEMDEQIRTRMDDTRRTLFEHFDEDVHHRLRLQLDDAKAQLDRFGQRFWSLTRFMLDARASFDDGALAFELLESVQCSGFSVQSGSGGTVHPGRYHLISKNQRRSAQAADEDDGEARCQYLYRLSHPLGEYVVESAKAIATPPVRIVFDVSHHPTRIHAVEALRGKRGFLTLTRLVVESYEREEYLLFSGLADGGASLDQETMEKLFGCSGRLQGDEEIPASVQQRLGAEAERHAKATISRSLEQNNVHFHQAREKLEKWADDMVLSAEKALAATKEQIKALRRQARQAVTLEEQHEIQQHLQKLEKQQRRQRQDIFKAEDEIMEKRDSLIESLERRLAQRSVTEALFTIRWGVE, via the coding sequence ATGATCCTGACGCCGCACCACGCCAAGTACTTCGCCCACGACCTAACCCGGCGCGCAACCAGTGGCATGGATCGTCTGTCGATGTCGCTTTTCGATGCGGCGGTGGATCTCAATCCGCACCAGATCGAGGCGGCGCTCTTCGCTTTGCAGTCGCCGCTATCCAAAGGAGTGATCCTGGCCGACGAGGTTGGTCTCGGGAAAACGATCGAGGCGGGTATCGTGCTCTGTCAGTTCTGGGCAGAACGCAAGCGCCGCCTGCTGGTGATCTGCCCGGCATCGCTGCGCAAGCAGTGGGCAATGGAGTTGCAGGAGAAGTTCAACCTGCCCGCGCGGGTGCTCGACGCCAAAGCCTATCGCGAATCACAACGGGGTGGTGGCGCGCCTTTGAGCGAGAAGGCCGTACTCATCCTGTCGTTGAACTACGCCAACGCCTTGCGTGAGGAACTGAAGACCTTCGCCTGGGATCTGGTGGTCATCGACGAAGCCCACAAGCTGCGCAATGCCTACCGACCGAGCAACAAGGTGGGTCAAGGCATACGCTGGGCAACCGAAGACTGCCGCAAGCTCTTGCTCACGGCAACGCCCCTGCAGAACTCCCTTCTCGAACTGTACGGGCTATCGACTCTCATTGACGAGCATCTGTTCGGGGATCTCAACTCCTTCCGTTCCCAGTATGCCAGCGCCGGCAGCAGCGTCAGCGAGTTGCGTCAGCGCCTGTCCGGCTTCTGCAAGCGCACGCTACGCAACCAGGTCACCGAGTACATCCGCTACACCGAGCGGCGACCGATCACGCGACCGTTCACGCCCAGCGACGACGAACACGCGCTCTACGAGGCGGTGTCCGGATTCCTGCAACGCGAAGACAGCTACGCGCTTCCCACGCGCCAGCGACATCTGACCGCGCTGATCCTCCGCAAGCTACTGGCATCCTCTTCGCCGGCGATCGCTGCCACTCTTGACACTCTGCGTACGCGTCTCGAAAAGCTGAGTGACGACAAGGTAGCCGACGACCCCGAGTTTACCGAGGGTCTGATCGACTCCGAGGAGATCGAAGACGACCTGCTCGACGAGATTCTCGGGGAGTCTGCCGACGCCGACGCCGAAAACCCGCCACACACGATTGACCGTCAGAAGCTGCGGGAAGAAATTGAGATTCTGCAACGGCTCGCCAACTGGGCGCGCAGCATCGGCACCGACACCAAGACCAGGACGTTGCTCACCGCACTGGACATCGGCTTCGAACAGATGACAGCCAACGGCGCGGCACGCAAGGCGCTGCTGTTCACCGAGTCGCGCCGCACGCAGGAATACCTGAAGACTTTTCTTGAATCGCACGGCTACCGCGGACAGGTGGTGCTCTTCAACGGCAATAACAGCGGGCCGGAAGCCAACGCCATCTACCAGCGCTGGGTTGAAAAAAGCCGGGACAGCGGCCGTTCCTCTGCTTCCCGCGCCGTCGATGTGCGTACCGCGCTCATCGAACACTTCCGCGACGAAGGCACGATCCTCATCGCCACCGAGGCTGCGTCCGAAGGCATCAACCTGCAGTTCTGTTCGCTGGTCATCAACTACGACCTACCGTGGAACCCGCAACGCATCGAGCAGCGCATCGGTCGTTGCCACCGCTACGGGCAAAAGCACGACGTAGTCGTCATCAATTTCCTGAACGAACGTAACGAGGCCGACCGCCGCGTCCTGGCATTGCTGGGCGAGAAGTTCAACCTCTTCAACGGCGTCTTCGGCGCCTCCGACGAAGTGCTTGGAACCATCGAGTCCGGCGTCGACTTCGAGAAGCGCATCCTCGCCATCTACCAGAGATGCCGAACGCCCCAGGAGATCGATGCGGCGTTTCGCACCCTGCAAGAGGAAATGGACGAGCAGATCCGCACCCGCATGGACGATACACGCCGGACACTGTTCGAGCACTTCGACGAGGATGTGCACCATCGCCTTCGGCTGCAGCTTGACGACGCCAAGGCGCAGCTGGATCGTTTTGGCCAGCGCTTCTGGTCCTTGACACGCTTCATGCTCGACGCTCGGGCCAGCTTCGACGACGGCGCGCTGGCGTTCGAGTTGCTTGAAAGTGTTCAGTGCTCAGGTTTCAGTGTTCAGTCGGGAAGCGGAGGCACCGTTCATCCGGGTCGCTACCACCTGATTTCGAAGAACCAGCGCCGGTCGGCACAGGCTGCCGATGAGGATGACGGCGAGGCGCGCTGCCAGTATCTCTATCGGCTCTCGCATCCGCTGGGCGAGTATGTAGTCGAGAGCGCCAAGGCGATCGCGACACCTCCGGTGCGAATCGTCTTCGATGTTTCACATCATCCGACGCGCATCCATGCGGTCGAAGCACTTCGTGGGAAGAGGGGTTTCCTGACACTCACCCGTCTCGTGGTCGAGTCCTATGAGCGGGAGGAGTACCTGCTGTTCTCAGGACTTGCCGATGGCGGTGCCTCGCTCGACCAGGAGACGATGGAGAAGCTCTTCGGCTGTTCCGGGCGTCTGCAGGGTGATGAGGAAATTCCGGCCAGCGTGCAGCAACGCCTGGGGGCTGAGGCCGAAAGGCACGCCAAGGCGACCATCAGCCGTTCGCTCGAACAGAACAACGTCCACTTCCACCAGGCGCGCGAGAAGCTGGAGAAGTGGGCCGACGACATGGTGCTGTCGGCGGAGAAGGCGCTAGCAGCGACCAAGGAGCAGATCAAGGCCCTACGGCGGCAGGCGCGCCAGGCGGTGACGCTCGAAGAGCAGCATGAAATTCAGCAACACTTGCAGAAGCTGGAAAAGCAGCAGCGCCGCCAGCGTCAGGACATCTTCAAGGCCGAGGACGAGATCATGGAGAAGCGCGATTCCCTGATCGAATCATTGGAACGACGCCTCGCCCAGCGCTCCGTGACCGAGGCGCTCTTCACCATACGATGGGGTGTTGAGTGA
- a CDS encoding four helix bundle protein codes for MYQSFEKLEVWKRACQLAVRVYELLQECREYGLRDQMQRAAVSIASNIAEGAERGGRDFARFLTIARGSAAELRTQCYIASKIGILKPEEMSPLVSELKEISRMLTGLARSITPRTEN; via the coding sequence ATGTATCAGTCATTTGAGAAGTTGGAAGTCTGGAAACGGGCGTGTCAGCTTGCGGTGCGGGTCTATGAGCTGCTGCAGGAATGCCGGGAATATGGACTTCGGGACCAGATGCAGCGTGCGGCGGTTTCGATTGCCTCGAATATTGCGGAAGGGGCTGAACGTGGGGGACGGGACTTCGCTCGCTTCCTGACCATTGCGCGCGGTTCTGCCGCCGAATTGCGAACGCAATGCTACATTGCCAGCAAAATTGGCATTCTCAAACCCGAAGAAATGAGCCCGCTCGTATCCGAACTAAAAGAGATCTCCAGAATGCTCACCGGCCTCGCCCGCTCCATCACCCCCCGCACTGAAAACTGA
- a CDS encoding site-specific DNA-methyltransferase, which yields MSQKYEKLKTLLHELFQLDQPDLDFGLYRVMHAKSAEVSQFLDKDLLPQVQAAFGQYRTADKAEIEKELAKAIEQAQSLGADPETLPKVKDLRARIKNDAVDIGALESEVYDHLYSFFRRYYSEGDFLAKRVYKPGVYAIPYEGEEVTLHWANKDQYYIKTSEYLRDYCFRLEGSSSVQFSGFSVQTENRTLKTENCRRVHFRLVDAVEGEHGNVKAAEGKDRVFILAAAGDSGRDFIAEEDGEQGKELTIRFEYRPATAIDWADDARDGKTKPPAQKDLIALAVKRVLAVADPSLAAWIADLGRSHVTTSGEGADYTRLEAHLKRYTARNTFDYFIHKDLGGFLRRELDFYIKNEVMHLDDVEDETVPRVEQYLSKIKVIRRIAGKIIDFLAQLEDFQKKLWLKKKFVVETSWCITLDRIPEEFYPEVAANDGQREEWVKLFAIDEITIANRDAQHGLFPEPAVDYSVPLTPGFLKAHASLPLDTRFFSSIFSERLLNASDGLDANVDGVLIHSDNFQALRLLEARCDDSVKCVYIDPPYNTASSAIPYKNDYKHSSFAAMMHDRLEGLWRTLTKDGAIFVSIDKAERMVVQHVLDEIFGIDNRVEELIWAMNTNNSQAPNYSTNHEYVLVYAKHRATAEQDRSMFREPKPGYEEVLDLVSTLNPVYPTVNEIESELRSLYQKHQIAYREEIEAQGLLWDDEERNDPWKGIYPYCHAEYRDAHEKIVPEVEAKAKEGRIWIWASDNISMPATKQSPTTRDPSHKNYRFYKPPHPVTGRYCPCPSRGWNLPYHDDSPDARSFVHLDRDGRIVWGPNENNVPRLKRFLHEVGTNVGKSIIVDYSDGEKQTSAMFGRSGMFLAPKHADFVSRFILHAAKSTSAILDCFGGSGSTAHAVINLNRGDRGRRKFILIEIADYFDAILKPRVLKAVYSRDWRAGKPVSRQGISQCIKIIRLESYEDTLNNLELKRTKEQRSLLDLAPAQGAGKLKEQYMLRYMLDVETRGSQSLLNVQAFSDPTAYRLKVKRPGSDESREVNVDLLETFNWLIGLTVQHIAAPQTFSTSFERDSEKRLRLDGRLKQDALGPYWFRTVTGTTPDGRRTLIIWRKLTGEPEQDNLVLDEWFTKQGYSAKDSEFDLIYVNGGNNLENLKTPDDLWKVRLIEEDFHRLMFEAEGV from the coding sequence ATGAGCCAGAAATACGAGAAGCTGAAGACCCTCCTGCACGAGCTGTTCCAGCTTGACCAGCCAGACCTGGACTTCGGCCTCTACCGCGTCATGCACGCCAAGAGCGCCGAGGTGTCGCAGTTCCTCGACAAGGATCTGCTGCCGCAGGTACAAGCGGCATTCGGTCAATACCGGACCGCCGACAAGGCCGAGATCGAGAAGGAGCTGGCCAAGGCCATTGAACAGGCACAGTCACTCGGCGCCGACCCCGAGACGCTGCCCAAGGTCAAGGACCTGCGTGCTCGAATCAAGAATGACGCCGTGGACATCGGTGCGCTGGAGAGCGAGGTCTACGACCACCTCTACAGTTTCTTCCGCCGCTACTACTCCGAGGGCGATTTTCTCGCCAAGCGCGTGTACAAGCCGGGCGTGTACGCCATCCCCTACGAGGGCGAGGAAGTCACGCTGCACTGGGCCAACAAGGACCAGTACTACATCAAGACCAGCGAGTACTTGCGTGATTACTGTTTTCGGCTGGAGGGGAGCAGTAGTGTTCAGTTTTCAGGTTTCAGTGTTCAGACTGAAAACCGAACACTGAAAACTGAAAACTGCCGAAGGGTGCACTTTCGACTGGTGGACGCTGTCGAGGGCGAGCACGGCAACGTCAAGGCCGCCGAAGGCAAGGACCGCGTGTTCATCCTGGCAGCCGCCGGCGATTCGGGCCGTGATTTCATCGCCGAGGAAGATGGCGAGCAGGGGAAAGAACTGACCATCCGCTTCGAGTATCGTCCGGCGACCGCCATCGACTGGGCAGACGATGCTCGCGACGGCAAGACCAAACCGCCGGCGCAGAAGGACCTGATCGCGCTCGCGGTCAAGCGCGTCCTGGCGGTGGCGGACCCATCGCTGGCCGCGTGGATAGCAGATCTGGGCAGATCGCACGTTACGACGAGCGGCGAAGGGGCTGACTACACAAGGCTGGAGGCACACCTCAAGCGTTACACCGCACGCAACACCTTCGACTACTTCATCCACAAGGATCTCGGTGGCTTCCTGCGGCGCGAGTTGGACTTCTACATCAAGAACGAGGTCATGCACCTCGACGACGTCGAAGACGAGACGGTTCCCCGCGTCGAGCAGTACCTCTCCAAGATCAAGGTCATCCGCAGGATCGCCGGCAAGATCATCGACTTCCTCGCCCAATTGGAGGACTTCCAGAAGAAGCTGTGGCTGAAGAAGAAGTTCGTGGTAGAGACGTCGTGGTGCATCACCCTCGACCGCATTCCCGAGGAGTTCTATCCGGAGGTCGCGGCGAATGACGGGCAGCGCGAGGAATGGGTGAAACTGTTTGCGATTGATGAGATCACAATAGCCAATCGGGATGCTCAGCACGGACTTTTCCCCGAACCGGCCGTTGATTACTCTGTGCCTCTCACCCCAGGGTTTCTCAAGGCACATGCCAGCCTTCCATTGGACACGCGTTTCTTCAGCTCCATTTTCAGCGAGAGGTTGTTGAACGCGTCAGACGGGTTGGACGCAAACGTAGACGGGGTATTGATCCACAGCGACAACTTCCAAGCCCTGCGCTTGCTAGAAGCTCGCTGCGACGACAGCGTAAAGTGCGTCTACATCGATCCTCCCTACAACACCGCGAGCAGCGCAATCCCATACAAAAATGACTACAAACACTCATCGTTCGCCGCGATGATGCACGATCGGTTGGAGGGGCTTTGGCGCACACTGACGAAGGATGGAGCAATATTTGTCAGCATCGACAAGGCCGAGCGGATGGTCGTTCAGCACGTCCTTGATGAGATTTTTGGCATAGACAACCGCGTCGAGGAATTAATCTGGGCGATGAACACCAACAACAGCCAAGCCCCAAATTACTCGACGAACCATGAGTACGTCTTAGTGTATGCCAAGCACCGCGCCACGGCTGAGCAGGATCGCAGCATGTTTCGCGAACCCAAGCCCGGTTACGAAGAGGTCTTAGACCTCGTTTCGACGCTCAACCCCGTTTACCCTACAGTTAATGAAATCGAAAGCGAACTGCGTAGCTTGTATCAGAAGCACCAAATTGCATACCGGGAGGAAATAGAGGCACAAGGGCTTCTCTGGGATGACGAAGAGCGCAACGACCCCTGGAAGGGCATCTATCCTTACTGTCATGCAGAGTATCGCGACGCCCATGAGAAGATCGTGCCCGAGGTTGAGGCCAAGGCCAAGGAAGGGCGCATCTGGATCTGGGCGAGCGACAACATTTCAATGCCAGCTACCAAGCAGTCACCCACGACTCGCGATCCCAGCCATAAGAACTACCGCTTTTACAAGCCACCACACCCCGTCACCGGGAGGTATTGTCCATGCCCCAGTCGTGGCTGGAATTTGCCCTATCATGATGACTCGCCAGATGCGCGGAGCTTCGTGCATTTGGATCGTGATGGTCGAATCGTTTGGGGCCCCAATGAGAACAACGTCCCGCGCCTGAAGCGCTTTCTACATGAGGTGGGGACAAACGTCGGCAAGAGCATAATCGTGGACTACTCCGATGGCGAAAAGCAGACATCGGCAATGTTCGGTCGATCAGGCATGTTCTTGGCGCCGAAGCATGCCGACTTCGTGTCTCGGTTCATTTTGCATGCTGCGAAAAGCACCAGTGCCATCTTGGATTGTTTCGGCGGCTCTGGAAGCACGGCACATGCGGTCATTAACTTAAACCGCGGCGACAGGGGTCGGCGGAAGTTCATCCTCATTGAGATCGCGGATTATTTCGACGCGATCCTTAAACCTCGTGTCCTTAAAGCCGTCTATTCGCGAGACTGGCGCGCGGGCAAGCCGGTTTCGCGCCAGGGTATCAGTCAATGCATCAAGATCATTCGCCTCGAGTCCTATGAGGACACACTCAACAACCTGGAACTGAAACGTACTAAGGAGCAGCGGAGCCTGCTCGACCTCGCGCCAGCACAAGGGGCGGGCAAGCTCAAGGAGCAGTACATGCTGCGCTACATGCTCGACGTCGAGACTCGCGGCAGCCAGTCGCTGCTCAACGTGCAGGCGTTCAGCGATCCCACCGCCTACAGGCTCAAGGTCAAGCGGCCAGGATCGGACGAAAGCCGCGAGGTCAACGTCGATCTGCTGGAAACCTTCAACTGGCTCATCGGCCTGACCGTCCAGCACATCGCCGCACCGCAGACTTTCAGTACGTCGTTCGAGCGCGATAGCGAGAAGCGCCTGCGCCTCGACGGACGACTCAAGCAGGATGCCCTCGGCCCGTACTGGTTCCGCACCGTCACCGGCACCACCCCTGACGGCCGCAGGACGCTGATCATCTGGCGCAAGCTCACCGGCGAACCCGAGCAGGACAATCTGGTGCTCGACGAGTGGTTCACCAAACAGGGCTACTCGGCGAAGGACAGCGAGTTCGACCTCATCTATGTCAACGGCGGCAACAACCTCGAAAACCTCAAGACGCCCGACGACCTCTGGAAGGTGCGGTTGATCGAGGAGGACTTCCATCGGCTGATGTTCGAGGCTGAGGGCGTATGA
- a CDS encoding DUF1016 family protein — protein MSFERLVATIEQAHARLAAQASRAVNTHLTLRNWLIGLYIAEYEQDGADRARYGDTLLERLSERLAAAGVSRAEARELRRYRQFYLIYPQIRETLTPEFGITLLPQTNVTNNRESPTPEFGVAAGDLLNRLSFSHIAELLQCDDAPKRAFYELECIRGNWSVRELKRQIASLYYERSGLSKDKAKLAALAQEGAERAGPTLAIRDPYVFEFLGLKPQEVMSESHLEDQLLDKLHDFLLELGHGFCFEARQKRILIGDSHNFVDLVFYHRILKCHVLLELKVAAFSHENIGQLNTYVSWYRKNMMTTGDNPPVGILLCTQKDHALVEYALAGIDNGLFVSKYLLELPKKEEMQRFIEEQLAAGVLGETTVGEPAVGESGFAEGDR, from the coding sequence ATGTCTTTCGAACGGCTGGTGGCGACCATCGAGCAGGCGCACGCCAGGCTGGCCGCGCAGGCGTCGCGAGCGGTCAATACCCACCTCACGCTGCGCAACTGGCTGATCGGCCTGTACATCGCGGAGTACGAGCAAGACGGTGCGGACCGCGCCCGGTACGGTGACACGCTGCTGGAGCGCTTGTCGGAACGGCTGGCGGCGGCGGGTGTCAGCCGCGCCGAGGCGAGAGAGCTGCGACGCTATCGCCAGTTCTATCTGATCTATCCGCAGATTCGGGAGACGCTGACTCCCGAATTCGGCATCACCCTCTTGCCGCAAACGAATGTGACCAACAATCGGGAGTCACCGACTCCCGAATTCGGTGTCGCCGCCGGTGATCTCCTGAACAGGCTCTCGTTCAGCCACATCGCGGAGCTGCTGCAATGCGACGACGCGCCCAAACGGGCCTTTTACGAGCTGGAGTGCATTCGTGGCAACTGGTCGGTGCGTGAGCTGAAGCGGCAGATTGCGAGCCTTTACTACGAGCGATCCGGGCTTTCGAAGGATAAGGCGAAGCTGGCCGCTCTGGCTCAGGAAGGTGCCGAGCGCGCCGGGCCGACGCTGGCCATCCGCGACCCTTATGTCTTCGAGTTCCTGGGCTTGAAGCCACAGGAGGTGATGAGCGAATCGCACCTTGAAGATCAGCTCCTGGACAAGCTGCACGACTTTCTGCTCGAACTCGGCCACGGCTTCTGCTTCGAGGCGCGGCAGAAGCGCATCCTGATCGGCGACAGCCACAACTTCGTGGACCTCGTTTTCTATCACCGGATTCTCAAATGCCATGTCCTGCTGGAACTGAAAGTCGCCGCGTTCAGCCACGAGAACATCGGCCAACTGAACACCTATGTGAGCTGGTATCGCAAGAACATGATGACGACCGGCGACAATCCGCCGGTGGGCATCCTGCTGTGCACGCAGAAGGATCACGCCCTGGTGGAGTACGCGCTGGCCGGCATCGACAACGGGCTGTTCGTATCGAAGTACCTGCTGGAACTGCCGAAGAAAGAAGAGATGCAGCGCTTCATCGAGGAACAACTGGCGGCGGGGGTACTCGGCGAAACGACCGTTGGCGAGCCTGCGGTTGGCGAATCCGGTTTCGCCGAGGGAGACCGCTGA